The genome window ACTTTGGAGCTCCTGCCTCTTGGGATGTGGGATTTCGATTGGGACCTGCACCACTGCTTAACCTGGTTCTCAGTGTTTGGCACAGAGACCGAACCACACCAGCCAGTTTCCTGCAGGTCCGGCGTGCAGATCGAGgctcttctcagcctccataactaCGTGGGCCAACTCCTTATAATAAACACCTTTCTACTCATCTCTATACATCCTGGTAGTCCCGTTTCTCCGGAGGGCCCTGGGTAGCACGGAGGGCATACCCTCTCTTAGGGCACCCGAGGAGGAAGACTGAACTTAAAATGCAGATCCCGTCGGTCCCAGCTccaggcagacctcattttactGCGCTTCACAGATACTGCGTTTTTTgggttgtgtgtttgtttttaaggtcTGCACATGGttgtgtttgttctttgttttgttgttgttgttgttacgaCACGATGCTGTTGCACGCCGGGTAGACCACAGCCTTGTGTCAACAGCACTTGTAGATGCACGCGGAAACCATCCAATGCAGGCGACGTGTTCTACTGTGATGCGGGCTTTACCGCGGCGGTCTGGACCCGAACCCGCAGCATCTCTGAGGTCTGCCCGCGTTTCTGCCGAGCCTCCTGGGAACACCGGTCACAGACGACCATGCTTCCTGCCAGGATCTTTCAGATGACACTGCCAATGCTAAAAGTTAGGTTGTGACCACGGCCCCCTCCTTTCCTCCACAGCACATGTAAGAAACCCAAGACATCAGGAACCAGGTGTACGTACCCTGATCCTCCCCATCACGCCTCTGGcttccgccgccgccgccgccaccgccgccgccaccacctcCTGCACGAGAGGAACAAGGCTTGGTGACAGACGGCACTGGGGAGACGTGCGATAACAGAAAACTCATACGAAGGACCAGCTTCTCCCACCTTGGGTTGTGAAGGCTCCTTGAGAGAAATGACCGTGGGACCGAGGAGGCCGTGAATATCAGGCTGTCCCCTTTCcactgttggggtgggggggtgtcctcGCTCTGCAGGAGGGATCACCTGTCTCGCTCCCAGGTACCTGAAATCCAGGCTTGGCACCTGACGTCAACCCCCTGCCCCATGGCGGGCTCCAGGAGACCCCGAGTCCTCAAAGTCCCCCAGGGATTTGGGGAGAATCGCCGCAAGGGCCCCAGAGCCCATGTGAGACATGGCTATGGGGTCATCCCAGGCCCATTCCTGCGAGCTCCCAGGGCCCCCGTCTCACTCGGGGTGCTCACGGGCCATGTGTTAACCAAGGACCCACTGTCTCTGGGTATTTTCTTCAGTCATGCTTTCCCCAGGGCTAAGGGATACCATCTCACCACCCCCTCTATTTTTCCCACATTTAATGCCAATAGATACTTGATGGTGTCGttgtttgtttcgttttgtttattGCCCGCACttgtgcagcatgcgggatcttagttccccaaccaggaactgaacctgcacATTTGGCcgtgagagcgtggagtcctaacctctAGACAGTCAGGGAATTCCTGATACTTGATGTTAAGCGGATGCTTGTACAATTATTAGTGCACAAACGAGGAACCCACCCAGTGGACTGTACACGTGTGAGCGTGCCTTTCGCTTTGTTCAATACTGGCCCGTCACTCCTAGTGTGTCTTTATGCTATAGTCACACAAGCACCGCATGTTCCACGGCTATGAAGCAACACTGCCTGCTACAAAGGAGGGGCTGCATGTTACACAGCTATAGAGCCAGTGTACAGCCTGTCACATTCAGTGGGTACATTAAAGTGTACAGTATGTTACACAAGTATTGAACTAGAGTCCTGCCTGTTATTCTCCTCAAAGTGGGGTGATCCTGACCAACACCTAGAGATGTGAATTTAATggaaaaccaatttttaaaaaacattttttaacggagtacagttgatttgcaatgttgtgtcagttgctggtgtacagcaaagtgaatcagttatatatacatataaatatacatatatccactctttttttagattcttttccctagtaggtcattacagagtaccaagtagagttccctgtgctatacagtaggtccctgttgtttgtctattttatatatagtactgtgtgtacgtcaatcccaatctcccaatttacccctctgcccctgctgcaCCCCGAccgccataagtttgttttttacatctgcgactctacttctgttttgtagataagttcatttagaCGGCAGATGGCTAGCCATTACAGACATGACTTCAGGGACCAGGGTGGAAGGGGTTTACCCTGAAAGGTCTGTCAGTTCAAGAGGGGAGGTAGGGGCATTCCCGGAAGAAGGCAAATGAGATGATCAAATAAGCCCGTTGCCGTAAGTCCAAGACTGATGTACACAGAATTATAACCCTTTGAGGGCTGGTTCATCCTTTGATGCCAATCGATAGTGATCCATCAGTCAATGATTCAAAGTAAAGATGTTTCCAGTAACATTTAACGCAGACCAGCAGGGAATGAACCCAGCAACTACACGGTCCTCTTACGACCAGTAGGACCATCAACGATCCCAGCCATTCGGGAAAGCAATGTAGCAACCCATGAAGGGATGTCAAAGTGGGAACTCGTTTCAAAAACCCTACTTCTTAGAAACCTCCTGAAGGGAACCGTATGGAGGACACCCAATATCAAAGCGTAAAGATATGCACAAGAAACTGGCCCAAatcaaaaaaatacaaccacctagtgaaaataacaaaaaaagcagcagactcacagatacagagaacaaactggtggtgaccggggggagggggggaggggaggagcaagatggggggaggggaggaagaggtacaaactactgtgtgtGGAATAAATAAGCTATGAGGATATATTACACAGCACAGGCAGTGGAGCCCAGAGATTAAAATAACCGCagtgacttcctaggtggcgcaatggttaagaatgcgcctgccactgcaggggacgtgggtttgatcccacaagccatggagcaacgaagcccgtgcgccacaactactgagcccgtgcgccgcaactactgaagcctgggggcctagagcccatgcttaacaagagaagccgctgcagtgagaagcccgtgcaccacaatgaagagcagtccccgctcgccgcaactagagaaagcccgggcgcggcaacgaagacccaatgcagccaaaaataaataaataaataaataaataaataagaccccatgcaaaaaataaaataaaataaaataaaataactagaaatgGAGTAGAACTTTGAAAAATTGCGACTATGTTGCACCCCAGAAACTTGTGTGATATCGTAGAGCAACTATACCACAAAAAAGAGAGTAGAGTTATCAGCTAGTTAActaataaaagtataatttttctacttaaaaagaaagaaactggtgtAACCTAAATGCCTAACAAGAAAAGGGAGAATAAACAGATTCTACCTGAAGGGGGAAGAGCACGGGGCAGGACGGGAAGGTGGGGGACCCGTCAGAGCAGGAACGTCCCTCCCCAAGGATGTCCGAGCCACGGGTCACCCCCTGGGAAACCTCCACATCATCTTATTATTATCCACCGCTTACCCTGTGCCTGGCTACACGgttatattattacatatatactACGTgtaatatctattttacattacATGTGCATAATAGATACATGTGCATAATAGATACATGTGGtaaaatacatttatgtataaCATGTTTCAACTATAATtaacacatacataaatacatacaaattactatatattGTATAAACTTACAACTACTGTAAGCATATAGTGGTTTTAtacttaatttattatatttaaatactgCTTTGGCCCCCACAGTGACCTAAGATTTTACAGAGAGAGGTggaaacaaggacctactgtagagcacagggaactctgctcaatattctgtaataacctatatgcaaagataatttgaaaaagaatagaatacttGTCTATGTAgaactgagtccctttgctgtacacccgaaactaacacaacgttgtcaatcacctatactccaacataaaataaaaaatttagggacttccctggccgtccagtggttaagattctgtgcttgcACTGCacagggcacgggttcaatccctggtcagggaactaagatcccacaggccgtgcagcacagccagaagactgaaaaacaagaaaaagaaaaaggaaaaaaaaaaaaagaaggggaaccCTACCTCCACCTGAAGTCGCATCCATGAGATCAGAATCTGAAAAGTCACCTAGAAGGAAAAAGACAGCGTCACTGGTCACGTCAGAACTGTCCGGAGCATCCTGAGGTCTTGACGTGAAGGGAAACACACTAGCATCAAAAGCAGacctggtgggggcaggggtgggaaccCCACAGAGGTACTACTATGGCCGGGATCTTTCAAAGATACAATTACAATGAATGACTCTTCTGTGCGAAAACTCCTAAAATTAGTCTTATCCAAAACTCTGCTGCTAAACCtgaaaaagatgacacaaaaaggaaatggagggaattccccggtggtccagggATTAGGGCTCcgtgcttcccctgcaggggggcCAGGTTCGAGATCCGgtccgggagctaagatcccacaagccatgcagcaccccccccccccaaaaaaaagaaatggaaagtataTACGAATCTTTTAGATGTTTATAGACAAAACCTTCACTTAGGACCTATGTGGTGTAGACGGACCACACGAAAGGTCCTAATTTGTCCCTTTTCCTGTTGTGAGTGGGGTGTTCTGCCCACCCCATAATTCTGGACTCAGCCAGATAACGTACTCTGGGTGGTGGgttggatatttttaaaagataacatacGTGGGGTTGATGCTTCTGTCCCTGGAGAGCGAGATCACACAAGgctggtgtatgtgtgtgagagacacGAGTCATCCAATCCTCCCAGCTGAAGTCACCCCGACCCCAGACAAGGCCATCCCAGAAGACCCACCAGGTGACATAAACAGCCAAGCCAAGATCAGGCATAGCTGACCCAGACTCATCAGAaataacaactaaaaaaaaaaattaagccactGGGTTTGGGGATGTTTGGTAGGCAGACATAACTAGCTGATACACAAATTCAAtccatcagtttaaaaaaaaaacccctattGTGACTAACTAGAGTTCACTCCATGAATGCAAGGATGTATTTAACATAAAGACATCCTTCAGTATAATTTGTCATATTCAtgggctaaaagaaaaaaattattgaccATCTGCTTTGATGACCACATGCACCTGATGAAATTTAATGTTTATTCCTGTTTAGGAAAAGAACATCAACTGGAATAGAAAATACTTCCTGAAATGGatatctgtcttttttaaaaaatgcaatttctTTTGTGTAAAGGTGAAtctctttgggtttttgttgtaaAGTCAGAAATGGCAAACGTCTGCTCTGTCCTCTCATATCAAATGGCGTACGGGGTTTTCTAACCAAGGGAAAATGATACGAATACAAgtaaattgaaaagagaaaatataaatataagaaagtggaaatgaaaaaaaaatcatttgccaACAACATGACAGCCTCCTTAGAAAAgctaagaaatgaagagaaaattattCACCGTTGACAAGTTCATGACTAGCGGCTAGTCTGGAAAACCACACCAAACTCTTTACTGTGttacagaaacaaacagaaaaataatggaCATAAAATGTGTTCCCGGAAGAAAcacaaatggaagaaaacaatttagaaatacattttaagaaataaggaGAAAGGCACGCAGAAaactgaaagaaggaaaagattttGCAAAGGTGTCAGCGCTCTATAAATCAACTGATACTTGTAAACaattcaaatggaaataaaaagagggttttctttttcccGAAGGGGGAGACTAACACAATGGATCtgaagttaaaaggaaaaaataaagacccACAAAAGAGCAGGGAAGCCACGGAAGCATACAATGTACCatgaagaaaaaatgtaaagCCTTCCCTGTCAACGAATACTGTTAGAGACATTGAAAGGcaaaaataagtgggaaaatattttcattataaatgagTGAAGATAATTGTTGTCCATAAACAAATGAAGGAGGCTtataaatcagaaaggaaatgagGAATATTAGAAAGTATAAGAAAGAACACATGGCATCCAACCAAGACACAAGAGAAGAATTATACATGCACAATCGACAAAccgaattttcttttaaatttcagacATAAAGGCATGAACCTAGGACAAGATGGGTATAACATTTTATATCATCTCCTTGATAAAGGCTTTCTGCTGGCAATGACCAGTAGGGGCCACGGTGTGAAGAAAGGGACTTTTGCAACCACAGCCGGAGGCAAGATAAGTTGGAACAATTCTGAGagcaagtcttttaaaaaaacacatcaaaaactATAGGGCTCCTCACACACATTGACCTGAACAGTCTGACTTCTAGAACCTCTGGTAAGAAATGCAACCACAAGAAAGCGCGTGAAGATGGCTTCAATTTGCTTTGCAACTCATAATGCCACAATATCAGAAGAAAcacaacattttcaaaattaggGATTAGTTTTGATAGTATGTAAATGCCAAGAAAAGTCGTATGATTAAGAACTACTAAATGACATAAGAAAATGCTTATGGAATactaataagcaaaaaataatgtTATGATACAGTATGAATAAAAGATTGATGGTTTTACTAAACATCTGTTTCATTTAAACTGATATAAAATACTAGTGAGAATAACTATCTTCACTGCGGTAAAGGATGGACAgtatttctatatttctgtattaaaaaattaaacaaatatataaacaaacaaaaaagccaactCAAAATTTGAAGTTTCAAGAGACATTCAACTCAAAAAACTGATGTTAGTCAAATACTCAGAGAATACTATGATGtgtaagaaaaaggcaaaaagcttaaaaaaaaaaaccaaagaaacaagaCCTTCTACAAAGGCAAAGAATAAGCTGATATTTTTCTCCATGTTGATTctccatatttaaaattatacacttaattttttggtttccattaACACCTTGGAAGTAAAATCAGGAAACTGAACATCAAACCCAAACCAAAACTGtcattttgaaaactgttttccatgaCTAGAAAACTGGAATCACCTGTACAGAGAGTTCACCGTAAGGTCATGCTAAACCTGAAATACTCTCCTTTCAGATGATACGGAAATCACTGTACTCTGCAAAACACACAAGGACCCATAGGAGCTAGCGGGACATATCAGAAGGGCCAGGCTGGTTGGCGTTTGGATTAGGTTTTGGCTTGGGGGTTTTGGGTGACACTGGGtcatctgtaaaagaggagaAATGCCATCACGAGAGCTCTGCAGTCAAGGAAACAACACGTGCGTTTGCATACAGATGGTTTCCTAAACAGAAATGGAAGCGCGTGCTCTGTCATGGCAGGGCAGGTGCTGTGTCATGGTGGGGATACCCGTACACACGGCCACCTGGGGGTTTCTTTCCACCATCATCCAGCTGCCAtgcttacattcaggtctttccGATAGAAAATAACGCAGATGACTGGACCAGCTTTATCTAAGAGATAAGGATGGAAATCTGTGGCCAGATTTGGGCCTGCGCCCACCAAAAAAGGGATTCAACGGACCCAGGTGTGCTTCACAAAATGATGTTGACAACTTCTGATGGTTTCAAAGGTTCCCTTCTTAGTTTTAGGGACTCTCTTCGAGTCCCCGTGACATCTAGGAGAGCGCGTGTATCCACCCCACACGAGGTACTGAGTTATCGTGAGTCACGAGTGGGAAACACCATTGCTGCCTCAGGGGGCGCTCGATGGTACAAATCCCGTCAATAATGGCTTCTCCAGCATCCTCCGTGTGCCTGCACAGCTCAAGGACCTGGGTCTGAACAATGCTATCCTTTTACTCATACGATGTCTTTCAAGACGAAAAGCCCAATGACTCAACAGAgctattatgtattttttcaaaaaatcagtgATAAGAGCGCCATAACTTTGGTCATCGATTTTACCCTGGGTGCCTAACACCCAATGAATCTGACCCTGGGCAATTCCACGATGGGTCTCTGATTCATGGCTTTTATCGGAAAGGGTCAGTGACAACTGGTACAGTCCTCCTAGATGCCGAGATCTGAGTTTGCTCCCGGGTTATATGAGGGTCCCAGGTCCTAAAATTGTTCCTCCCAAGAAATGAATATTCAAAACAAGTAACACACTCAGAATAAAAGCATCCAGAGACGCTTTCCATGGGACCCAAGAGCACCTCACCAAAGCGTCAGCGTCTGTTCTCTTACAGCCACCGCTGGACTTGAAAGCATCCACATCACAGCATCACTGACACAGTAACCAGACTGGTCCAGGGCCCCTGAATAGCCGCTACGTCTCACACAGCTCTTGGGAAAACTGGGGCGCAAGACAGTGATTTCTCGGCTGTATTTGCCTGCTGGGCACCTTTGCTTCTTACCGGTGTTGGGCTTTCGGGGGGCAGGAGTGGGTTTCTTGTCGTGGTCTAAAGAGAAAAGACATTTCCGTCAGTGAAACTTGCAGCTGGGAAACAGAATCAACCCTCAGCGCTGCTCTGTTCCCTTAAAAAGAATCAGAGACTCTCTGAAGCATCATTTTCTCCTGAGAGTTCAGGCAGTGGCCAAGGATTAGAGGACTCAGCCCACGAGAACCCACGTCAACAGGAAGATAGGACGACGCTGAGCACGGCTGTGTTCCCCCGAGACCAAGGACCCCTCCCACCTCATGGCGATGAGTGGGGGGCTGTGAGTGAAAGAGGAAGCCCGGAGAACACACGTTTAGCACAAGGACACGGGGGAGAACCCAGGATGTGTGCAGGAGAAGGGGGTACAGGGCATCCTTGGCCGAGAGGTTGTCCACGTTGATTACGTAGAGCACAGCTTTTGCTCTCAGGCTCCCATCCAGGCTGACCCTCTAGGAACCAAGGCAGGGCGGGCCGAGGGCATCAGGACCACCGGCACGTGCACGGCATCTCTCCCCACCCGCCAAGAAGCAGGGTTCCGTCGTCGAGAATAAGACTACCCGCCCTGTTGGCTTTTGGGCACATAGCTTCCCTCATGGTTTTGAGTCCCACCTCTGCACTCGACCCTAGGAGTTAAAAAGATATCTTGgggcattgacatacatacactactatgtataaaacagataactaatgagaacctactgtacagctgtacagcacagggaactctactcagggCTCTGGGGGGAGCTAAATGTGAAGGAAATCTaagaaagaggggatatatatacatatcacggATTCACCTTCCTGCAGAGCAgaaatacaacactgtaaagcaactataaaaatttaataaaaaaagggGGTTTTGGATTGAATACCGGGCCCCCACGTTCACATCcactcagaatgtgaccttatttggaaacacgGTCTTTGCAGACAACGGGATTTAAGACGAGGTCACGCTGGATTAGCACAGACCCTTAGAGACGCGTGCCCTTCTCAGAAGGAACTTAGGCAACATAGAGACTCTGATGCAAAGTGGCCACGTGAAGGCAGAGGCCGAGACTGGGAGGTGGCAGAACCACAGGCTGAGGGGTGGAGTCAGGGTGTCCACGGGGGACCAGCCACTTCCCCAGGCACCTGGCAACCCGACGTTCATTCACTGCCACAGAGTGTGGAAATTACTCCACCAAAAAAGATTTCTTTACCCTGACAAGggcatcttcattttcttcaccCCGTGTGAGTCTCGTTGTCCCAGGAAGACTTGTTTCAACAGAGtcactatattccaataaaacattCCCTGTActttataaaatgctttcaaTGTTACTCACCGTCAAAGGCGTCCGATAAATCAAAATCATTGCCTAAAAGAAAAAGAGTCCAATTAGAAATACATCAAATAGGAcgtccctggcagtgcagtggttaagagtccacctgccaatgcaggggacacgggttcgagccctggtccggggagatcccacatgcctcggagcaacgaagcccgtgcgccacaaccactgtgtccatgtgccacaactactgaaacccaattgcctagggcccatgctctgcaatgagagacgccacgcactgagaagcccgcgcaccgcaacaaagacccaatgcagccaaacaaaaacaaaaagaaaaaaagtccacaTGACAACCAACGAATACACAAAAGACGTGTATGTGCACAATTGAgaaaagagattttcttttcaatttcaaaCTTAGAGGCATGAACCTAGGATGAGATGGGTATAGCATTTTATATCATCTACTTGATAAAGGCTTTCTGCTGGCAATGACCAGTAGGGGCCACGGTGTGAAGAAAGGGACTTTTGCAACCACAGCCGGAGGCAGGATAAGTTGGAACAATTCTGAGagcaagtcttttaaaaaaacacatcaaaaactATAGGGCTCCTCACACACATTGACCTGAACAGTCTGACTTCTAGAACCTCTGGTAAGAAATGCAACCACAAGAAAGCACGTGAAGATGGCTTCAATTTGCTTTGCAACTCATAATGCCACAATAGCAGAAGAAACACAAGATTTTCAAAATTAGGGATTAGTTACGATAGTATATAAATGCCAAGAAAAGTCGTATGATTTAGAAGTATTAAGTGACGTACGAAAATGCTTATGGAATACTAAGAAGCAAAAAATAATGTTATGACACAGTATGAATCAAAGATTGATGGTTTCACTaaacatttgtttcatttaatcgGATATAAGATACTAGAGAGAATAATCTTCCCTGTGGTAAAGGATGGacagtatttctatttttctgcattaggaattaaataaatatataaacaaacaaaaaagccaactCAAAATTCAAAGTTTCAACAGACATTCAACTCAGAAAACTGTTAGTCAAATACTCTGAGAATACTATGATGTATCAGAAAAggcaaaaagcttttaaaaaagaaacaagagcttCTCTAAAGGGAAAGAACAAGCTGAGATGTCTCTCCATACTGATTCTCCGTATTTAAAATCttacatttaatgtttttaagtATCCATGAACACCTTGGAAGTAAAATCAGCAACCTAAACATCAAAtccaaaccaaaaatatttttttgaaaacagttttcacGACTGGAAAATGGGAGTTATCCTGCACAGAGAGTTCGCCGTATGGTCATGCTAAATCTGAAATAACCCCCTTTCAGATGATACAGAAATCACTGTACTCTGCAAAACACACAAGGACCCACAGGGGCTGGAGGGTCTTACCTGGAGAGCTGGGCTTCCTGGGGTTTGGATTAGGTTTTGGCTTGGGGGTTTTGGGCGACACTGGGtcatctgtaaaagaggagaGCTGCCATTATGAGAGCGTTGcagtcaagaaaacaaaacacgcgTCTGCATACCGATGGTTTACTACACAGAAATGGAAGCCCGTGCTTCGTTACGGCGGGGCAGGTGCTGTGTCATGGTGGGGATACCCGTACACACAGGCACCTGTGGGTTTCTTTCCGTCATCATCCAGCTGCCATGCTTACCTTCAGGTCTTTCCGacagaaaataaagcaggtgACTGGACCAGGTACAGAATTTTGGGGGCCCAGTGCAAAACGAGAATGCAAAGTCCCTTGCCCAGATTGTGCTACGAGATTGAACACGGCGGCCACAGAGCATTCGATCAAGGAGGGAACTCCTCTGAGTGTGGGGTCCTGTGTGACCCTGCATGCCCATGAGGCCAGCCCTGGCAAGGGTATTCAATTTGTCTTATATCATCCCAATGACtataagagttttaaaataaacacaggcGTAAGCATAAAAGCCAAAAATTCAATAACAAACAATACGCCTACTCCTCAGGTTTTCGTGGTTAAAGACTACTTTGACGTATTTAAAAGGGACAAGCCTCTTTGAAATGACACACAAGCAAGTCAGACACACAGGAGATTTAAGAGGTGCTACTTACCACCACCGACCGCAGCTCCTAAATCCAAGTCATCatctaaaggagaaaaacagataatTAACACTGAAGCTCTGGGTGAAACGAGGGGCAGAAATGACTTCCTAAATAGATGAAGCACTGCATCTCCGCATCTCCAAACACTTCCCTGAATATCAGTCTGACCGAGCTCTCAACAGAAAAACCAAATCCATGACCATCTTCACATCATTCTTCTCTCCGATGAAAAGAATAAAggccaaaaccaaaccaaaataatGGAAGTAACTGATAAATCAATTATGCCCCATGGACCAAGCTGACATTGCGACTTCTGCCTGCACACAATTATTTCCCGTTGATCATCCATTCTAGCATCCTGACCGTACACCAAGTTGCCAACAACTTCTGCAACGTAGATATTACAAGATAAGGACAGAACTCTATGGCCAGATTTGGGTGTGTGCCCACCAAAAAAGGGATCCAATGGACTCAGGTGTGCTCGACTAAGCGATGTGAGAACTCCTGACGGCTTCAGAGGTAGCCTTGTTAGTTTTAGGGACTCTCTTCGAGTCCCCGCGACATCTAGGAGAGCGCATGTATCCACCCCACACGAGGTACTGAGTTATCGTGAGTCACGAGTGGGAAACACCACTGCTGCCCCAGGGGGCGCTCGATGGTACAAATCCCGTCAATGACTTCTCCAGCATCCTCCTCGTGCCTCCAGAGCTCAAGGACCTGGGTCTGAACAATGCTATCCTTTTACTCACACAATGCCTTTCGAGACGAAAAGCCCAATGACTCAACAGagctattatgtatttttttaaaaaatcagtaataagAGCTCCATAACTTTGGTCATCGATTTTACCCTGGGTGCCTAACACCCAATGAATCTGACCCTGGGCAATTCCACGATGGGTCTCTGATTCATGACTTTTATCGGAAAGGGGCAGTGACAACTGGTACGGTCCTCCTAGATGCTGAGATCTGAGTTTGCTCCCGGGTTATATGAGGGTCCCAGGTCCTAAAATTGTTCCTCCCAAGAAATGAATATTCAAAACCAGTAACACACTCAGAATAAAAGCATCCAGAGACGCTTTCCATGGGACCCAAGAGCATCTCGCCAAAGCGTCAGCGTCTGTTCTCTTACAGCCGCCGCTGGACTTGAAAGCATCCACATCACAGCATCACTGACACAGTAACCAGACTAGTCCAGAGCCCCTGAATAGCCGCTACGTCTCACACAGCTCTTGGGAAAACTGGGGCACAAGACAGTGATTTCTCGGCTGTATTTGCCTGCTGGGCACCTTTGCTTCTTACCGGTGTTGGGCTTTCGGGGGGCAGGAGTGGGTTTCTTGTCGTGACCTAAAGAGAAAAGACATTTCCATCAGTGAAACTTGCAGCTGGGAAACAGAATCAACCCTCAGCGCTGTTCTGTTCCCTTAAAAAGAATCAGAGACTCTCTGAAGCATCATTTTCTCCTGAGAGTTCAGGCAGTGGCCAAGGATGAGAGGACTCAGCCCACGAGAACCCACGTCAACAGGAAGATAGGACGACGCTGAGCACGGCTGTGTTCCCCCGAGACCAAGGACCCCTCCCACCTCATGGCGATGAGTGGGGGGCTGTGAGTGAAAGAGGAAGCCCGGAGAACACACGTTTAGCACAAGGACACGGGGGAGAACCCAGGATGTGTGCAGGAGAAGGGGGGACAGGGCATCCTTGGCCGAAAGGTTGTCCACGTTGATTACGTCGAGCACAGCTTTTGCT of Hippopotamus amphibius kiboko isolate mHipAmp2 chromosome X, mHipAmp2.hap2, whole genome shotgun sequence contains these proteins:
- the CD99 gene encoding CD99 antigen isoform X2, producing the protein MCRLGPARRVFRVNKFPPRYLGNICRLLQEELKPHLFPPASEPCRKRPFWALRCRKQPRCDDFDLSDALDGHDKKPTPAPRKPNTDDDLDLGAAVGGDDPVSPKTPKPKPNPNPRKPSSPGNDFDLSDAFDDHDKKPTPAPRKPNTGDFSDSDLMDATSGGGGGGGGGGGGGGGSQRRDGEDQGDSPGVVPGIVGAVVVAVAGAISSFIAYQKKKLCFKENDESKT
- the CD99 gene encoding CD99 antigen isoform X3, producing the protein MARWAALALLLLCLLGAPGRGDDFDLSDALDGHDKKPTPAPRKPNTDDDLDLGAAVGGDDPVSPKTPKPKPNPNPRKPSSPGNDFDLSDAFDDHDKKPTPAPRKPNTGDFSDSDLMDATSGGGGGGGGGGGGGGGSQRRDGEDQGDSPGVVPGIVGAVVVAVAGAISSFIAYQKKKLCFKENADQGEVNMENHQGTNVEPAVQQTLLEK